In Verrucomicrobiota bacterium, the sequence AAGGGCGTGCCGCGGCGCGTCAAAAAAACATTCGCCGGCGTGCGCCGCGTGACCAGCTTGGGCCGGCCCGCCTCGAGATAACGCTGCAGCGCCTGAACCGCCTTCCGGCCCACGGGCACGACGCGTTCTTTGTTGCCTTTGCCAACGACCGTCACGAACCCGGCCTCCAAGTGAAGTTGCTCCAGACGGATGCCGCACAACTCCGAGAGGCGCAGCCCCGAAGCGTAGGCGAGTTCTAGAACGGCTTGATCGCAGAGGCTCGCCGGAGTCTCTTGCGCCGGCGGCACGAGCAACTGCTTGATTTCGGCGTCGGTCAGAGATTTGGGCAACCGCTGCCAGCGCCGCGGGAGCGAGAGATTTTCGGCGACGTTGGCGGGCAGCAGTTTTTCCTGTTCGCAAAAGCGGTAAAAAGCGCGAAGCGCCGCGATCTCAAGATAAAGCGTGCTCGTGCTGAGCTTGCCGGTGGACTCGGCGGGCTTCTGGCGCTGGCGCTGTTGTTCCTGAAGCAAGAAGGACGTTAAGTGCGAAAGGGTCACTGCGCGCCAGTCCGCGACATTCCGCCCTTTGGCCCACGCCACAAACTTGTCGAGGAGGCCTTTGTAAGTTTTCTGCGTGTGCTCGGACTGGCCGCGTTCGTTGCGGAGATACTGAAGGAAATCTTCAACGAGCGCATCCAAAGTCGTTAAAGCGTTAAAATGGTTAAATCGTTAAGTCGGTGAAGGGCTCGCCCGGCGCCCTGGGGAGTGGACTCACGGGACTGATTCCGAAGCCGCGCCTGTGCGGCAGCACGTTTTACAAGCACCTGAATACTTGCCGAGCGCATACGCTCAGAGTTCTTTCCCGGTCAGTCGCCGATAGGCTTCCAGATATTTCGCCTGGGTCTTCTCCACCACGTCGGGCGGGAGCGCGGGCGCAGGAGGGGTTTTGTCCCAGTCCAGCGTCTCCAGGTAATCCCGGACAAATTGTTTGTCGAAGCTGGGCTGGCTGCCGCCGGGCCGATACTGGTCGGCGGGCCAGAAGCGCGAGGAATCCGGCGTGAGCACTTCATCGATCAGGATGAATTCGCCGTTGAACGTTCCGAATTCAAATTTGGTGTCGGCAATGATGATGCCGCGCTGGCGGGCGTACTCCCGGGCCGCGGTGTAAATCTTCAAACTGGCGGCGCGCACTTGCTCCGCCACTTTCGCTCCGACGATGCGGGAGGCTTCCTCGAAGCTGATGTTGATGTCGTGGCCGGTCTGCGCTTTGGTCGCCGGCGTGAAAATCGGCTCCGGCAATTCCGCGGACTCCACCAGACCCGGAGGCAACTCGATGCCGCAAACGGTTTGTTGTTGCCGGTATTCCTTCCAGCCCGATCCGGCCAGGTAACCGCGCACCACGCATTCGATGGCCAGCGGCTCGGCTTTCTTCACGAT encodes:
- a CDS encoding tyrosine recombinase XerD gives rise to the protein MDALVEDFLQYLRNERGQSEHTQKTYKGLLDKFVAWAKGRNVADWRAVTLSHLTSFLLQEQQRQRQKPAESTGKLSTSTLYLEIAALRAFYRFCEQEKLLPANVAENLSLPRRWQRLPKSLTDAEIKQLLVPPAQETPASLCDQAVLELAYASGLRLSELCGIRLEQLHLEAGFVTVVGKGNKERVVPVGRKAVQALQRYLEAGRPKLVTRRTPANVFLTRRGTPFASVTLWLRIKKRVRRAGIERNVTPHMLRHSFATHLLEHGADLRVIQELLGHASISTTEVYTHVANEQLREVHRKFHPRA
- a CDS encoding phosphoribosylaminoimidazolesuccinocarboxamide synthase, with the translated sequence MTNAPLLQLDLPGIPKIKSGKVREIFDLGDAFLFVASDRISAFDCIMPNGIPRKGEVLTQLSHFWFDQTASIVPNHRLALPSDPLPPRLQSFADRLNKRTMIVKKAEPLAIECVVRGYLAGSGWKEYRQQQTVCGIELPPGLVESAELPEPIFTPATKAQTGHDINISFEEASRIVGAKVAEQVRAASLKIYTAAREYARQRGIIIADTKFEFGTFNGEFILIDEVLTPDSSRFWPADQYRPGGSQPSFDKQFVRDYLETLDWDKTPPAPALPPDVVEKTQAKYLEAYRRLTGKEL